GGCGGTCTGCTTGCTGGCCGCGATCGTCTGCTCCAGCGTCATGCCGCGGCCCAGGTTGGTGCCGAAGGTGTGGTTGCGCGAGAGGGGCGAGGAACACGTCGCGATCAGATCGCCCATTCCGGCGAGTCCGGAGAAGGTGTGCGGGTCGGCGCCCATCGCCAGCCCCAGCCGGGTGGTTTCGGCGAGACCGCGCGTCATCAGTGACGCCTTGGTGTTGTCGCCGAGTCCCATGCCGTCGGCGATGCCGACCGCGAGGCCGATCACGTTCTTGACGGCGCCGCCGAGTTCGCAGCCGACCACGTCGGTGTTGGTGTACGGGCGGAAGTACGGGGTGTGGCAGGCCGCCTGGAGCCGGTTGGCGACGGCCGCGTCGGTGCAGGCCACGACGGCCGCGGCGGGCTGCCTGGCGGCGATCTCGCCGGCCAGGTTGGGTCCGGTGAGGACGGCGACCCGGTCGGCCGGCGCCTTGGCCACCTCGCCGATCACCTCGCTCATGCGCTTCGCGGTGCCCAGTTCGACGCCCTTCATCAGCGAGACGAGGACGGTGTCCGGGGGCAGCCGCGGGACCCAGTCGGCGAGATTGGCGCGCAGTGTCTGCGAGGGGATGGTGAGGACGGTGAACTCGGCGCCCCTGGCCGCCTCCGCCGGGTCGGTGGTGGCCCGCACCGAGGAGGGCAGTTCGGCGCCCGGCAGATACTCCGGGTTGGAGCGGGTGTTGTTGACGGCGTCGACGACCTCGGCGCGGCGGGCCCAGAGCGTCACCTCGCACCCCGCGTCCGCGAGAATCATGGCGAACGCCGTGCCCCACGATCCCGTCCCGAAGACCGCGACGCGCGTCACTTCAACCCCTCTTCCGCGGCCTTGCGCCG
Above is a window of Streptomyces sp. NBC_01498 DNA encoding:
- a CDS encoding NAD(P)H-dependent glycerol-3-phosphate dehydrogenase, translated to MTRVAVFGTGSWGTAFAMILADAGCEVTLWARRAEVVDAVNNTRSNPEYLPGAELPSSVRATTDPAEAARGAEFTVLTIPSQTLRANLADWVPRLPPDTVLVSLMKGVELGTAKRMSEVIGEVAKAPADRVAVLTGPNLAGEIAARQPAAAVVACTDAAVANRLQAACHTPYFRPYTNTDVVGCELGGAVKNVIGLAVGIADGMGLGDNTKASLMTRGLAETTRLGLAMGADPHTFSGLAGMGDLIATCSSPLSRNHTFGTNLGRGMTLEQTIAASKQTAEGVKSCQSVLDLARRHDVDMPITETVVSIVHEGKPPLVAVKELMARSAKPERR